In Treponema denticola, one genomic interval encodes:
- the amrB gene encoding AmmeMemoRadiSam system protein B encodes MKFLSIVFFICFCLTACTGKKGGAEDTEKIFRTWSYDGEKTPKTRFIPKEASLPDGAKPWGGTVSHHLLTDALIDDWFTELAEARKIKPFYILSPSHWGLSLYDFSLTNGSWQTKDGLVNSEKDKAEHLSRLFDVPFDDKVFVYEHGVSTLIPYIKKYFPDAKVVAIAYYGEPPVNMNLATKLYKTVTKVFSIKDKASFLLISSDFSHKSDIEKTAEKDAKSRYFLTSLKPSAWTLGICDNRPAMYLLSKLFTEKTQCTIQRSTNAYKLSDETDPEDITSYFFTYFWEKED; translated from the coding sequence ATGAAATTTCTAAGCATCGTTTTTTTTATTTGTTTTTGTCTGACGGCTTGTACGGGCAAAAAAGGCGGGGCGGAAGATACTGAAAAAATTTTCCGAACATGGAGCTATGATGGGGAAAAGACTCCTAAGACGAGGTTTATCCCCAAGGAAGCTTCTTTGCCGGACGGAGCAAAGCCTTGGGGCGGGACGGTGAGCCATCATCTTCTAACCGATGCCTTAATAGATGATTGGTTTACCGAACTTGCCGAAGCAAGAAAGATAAAACCTTTTTATATTTTAAGCCCTTCTCATTGGGGCCTTTCTCTGTACGATTTTTCTTTAACAAACGGATCATGGCAAACTAAGGACGGCCTTGTCAACTCCGAAAAGGATAAGGCTGAACACTTATCCCGCCTTTTTGATGTGCCCTTTGATGATAAGGTTTTTGTTTATGAGCACGGTGTTTCGACCTTGATTCCATACATAAAAAAATACTTTCCCGATGCAAAGGTTGTTGCCATCGCTTATTACGGAGAGCCTCCCGTAAATATGAATCTTGCAACTAAACTTTATAAGACGGTAACAAAAGTTTTTTCTATCAAAGATAAGGCTTCCTTCCTTTTAATTTCTTCCGATTTTTCTCATAAATCCGATATAGAAAAAACTGCCGAAAAGGATGCAAAGTCCCGCTATTTTTTGACAAGTTTAAAACCTTCTGCTTGGACGCTCGGTATCTGCGATAACAGACCTGCAATGTATTTGCTTTCAAAATTATTTACAGAAAAAACTCAATGTACAATTCAAAGAAGTACTAATGCCTATAAGCTAAGCGATGAAACTGACCCTGAAGACATAACAAGTTATTTCTTTACATACTTTTGGGAAAAAGAAGATTAG
- a CDS encoding DUF3160 domain-containing protein, with amino-acid sequence MFQLKKNIFIFAAVLAVLLFFSCSAKKENKAAVNTAEPNEVNVEDIAEVSEAEEHEGVLLAEECLKKIMYNNNLNVEFEKRSNVSSAHQKYLKDKLVFKTFPFNKVQEGATAVVGSDLCLFYPNAELKSQEDLKKLPAGIPVPFGTVLNIEKEPIRLPFDADDEFDFGVFKFQENQNYFYRTTWNGEKGLVFGADLTGMNNDLKINQVISMRYLTDGAPKEFYTVFGYEFLSKAHQAVLERDRLIFEKVKPDEYELHMMSADDMIALYRNHYGYHYESYEDSYDSSFFGNDGTTLFITTDLMAHAKHLLFDRTLQNIEENFFVPRLLELVTAFDDSLNNVNKKGFPTVRPETLEKAKLYFQTARALLELAPKSVIQKDEYGSDETVYKEPNKDEVLAKYPKTVSEEIDLIDKAQGPAPSPLFTFEDGAFTKEDYSQYKPRGHYTKNGILSAYFRAMMWFGHVHFLIADKGPEVLEQDGKAASDAYALTLNMEPIALLITELVKNDEELYKKWSALFDPITDLIGLSDDLSFKEVLPLWKSYDVKDFEKWASDKNNLFAFMKSAHEKLRPPAIAGSSAFYTASEGTDEERKPPMGWRLFGQRFTLDSYIHSLVSSPRLYGRAHVKGLDIMKALGSKSADLLLQKDYSDFPELKTILDKIEKEAVASPDKILGKTYYGKTLNEISLQARFEQGSGFYFTESPAWSVKSLLSAHGTWAELRHDTILYTKQSAAELGGGPGPDLTYRVKKIPNPVHYIEPNLAFWKNAASSVDVLINALKPYKLIDEKNLQKLEMLKDAALHAADIVKLEIADKPVSEKDLKWISLMPGFLARILMPSINAVVEPEQLRMALVADVFTNGEEGFVLETAVGIPYRIYVPLNDAQGGKRIAVGYCFNYYEFEQDISNRLTNEEWKERVYSNEDMEDLKPFWAQNISF; translated from the coding sequence ATGTTTCAATTAAAAAAGAATATTTTTATTTTTGCAGCGGTATTAGCTGTTTTATTATTTTTTTCTTGCAGTGCAAAAAAAGAAAATAAAGCTGCCGTCAATACGGCCGAGCCTAATGAAGTTAATGTAGAGGATATTGCCGAAGTATCAGAGGCCGAAGAACATGAAGGCGTTTTGCTTGCAGAGGAATGTCTTAAAAAAATAATGTATAATAATAATTTGAATGTAGAATTTGAGAAAAGGTCAAATGTATCTTCTGCTCACCAAAAGTATTTAAAAGATAAGCTTGTTTTTAAAACTTTCCCTTTCAATAAGGTGCAAGAAGGAGCGACAGCTGTTGTCGGAAGCGATCTTTGTTTATTTTATCCTAATGCAGAATTAAAATCTCAAGAAGACCTAAAAAAGCTGCCTGCGGGAATTCCTGTTCCGTTCGGCACGGTTTTGAACATTGAAAAAGAACCGATAAGGCTTCCGTTTGATGCCGATGATGAGTTCGATTTCGGTGTTTTTAAGTTTCAAGAAAATCAAAATTATTTTTACCGTACAACATGGAACGGAGAAAAAGGTCTTGTCTTTGGAGCCGATCTTACAGGTATGAATAATGATTTGAAAATAAATCAAGTTATTTCTATGCGTTATCTGACCGACGGTGCTCCTAAAGAATTTTATACGGTATTCGGTTATGAATTTTTAAGCAAGGCTCATCAAGCTGTTTTGGAGAGGGATAGGCTAATTTTTGAAAAAGTTAAACCCGATGAATATGAGCTTCATATGATGTCCGCTGACGATATGATTGCCTTGTACAGAAATCATTATGGTTATCATTACGAATCATATGAAGATAGTTATGATTCAAGTTTTTTTGGAAATGACGGCACTACACTTTTTATTACCACCGATTTGATGGCCCATGCAAAGCATCTTCTTTTTGATAGGACATTGCAAAATATTGAAGAAAATTTTTTTGTCCCCAGACTTCTTGAGCTTGTAACAGCCTTTGACGATAGTTTAAATAATGTAAACAAAAAAGGCTTTCCTACGGTAAGACCTGAAACCTTAGAAAAGGCTAAACTATATTTTCAAACTGCCCGTGCCCTCTTGGAACTTGCTCCTAAATCTGTAATTCAAAAAGATGAGTACGGCTCTGATGAAACTGTTTATAAAGAGCCCAATAAAGATGAAGTTCTTGCAAAATATCCCAAAACGGTAAGTGAAGAAATAGATCTGATTGATAAGGCTCAAGGCCCTGCGCCCTCTCCTCTTTTTACTTTTGAGGATGGTGCTTTTACAAAAGAAGATTATTCCCAATATAAACCGAGAGGTCACTATACTAAAAACGGTATCCTGTCCGCTTATTTTAGAGCAATGATGTGGTTCGGTCATGTTCATTTTTTAATTGCCGACAAGGGGCCCGAGGTTTTGGAACAGGATGGTAAAGCTGCTTCCGATGCTTATGCTCTAACTTTGAACATGGAACCCATAGCTCTTTTGATTACCGAGCTTGTAAAAAATGATGAAGAGCTTTATAAAAAGTGGTCGGCTCTTTTTGATCCTATAACCGATTTAATCGGCCTATCCGATGACCTATCTTTTAAAGAGGTCTTGCCCCTCTGGAAAAGCTATGATGTAAAAGACTTTGAAAAATGGGCAAGCGATAAAAACAATCTGTTTGCATTTATGAAATCGGCTCACGAAAAGTTAAGACCTCCGGCTATAGCGGGCTCTTCCGCTTTTTACACAGCTTCCGAAGGTACCGATGAAGAAAGAAAGCCTCCAATGGGTTGGAGACTTTTCGGTCAGAGGTTTACTCTTGATTCTTATATTCACAGCTTGGTAAGCTCTCCCAGACTGTATGGCCGTGCACATGTTAAGGGGTTGGATATTATGAAGGCTCTGGGTTCAAAGTCTGCCGATTTATTGCTTCAAAAAGATTACTCCGATTTTCCTGAGTTAAAAACAATCCTCGATAAAATCGAAAAAGAAGCAGTAGCTTCTCCCGATAAAATATTGGGAAAAACTTATTACGGTAAAACCCTAAACGAGATAAGCTTGCAAGCCCGTTTTGAGCAAGGCTCAGGCTTTTATTTTACCGAAAGCCCTGCATGGAGTGTAAAATCCTTATTGTCGGCTCACGGAACATGGGCTGAGTTAAGGCATGATACTATTTTATATACAAAGCAGTCTGCCGCAGAGCTTGGAGGCGGTCCCGGTCCCGACCTTACCTATAGGGTAAAGAAGATTCCCAATCCGGTTCACTATATAGAGCCTAACTTGGCATTTTGGAAAAACGCTGCTTCTTCTGTGGATGTTCTTATAAATGCATTAAAGCCTTATAAGCTCATAGATGAAAAGAATTTACAAAAGCTTGAAATGTTAAAAGACGCTGCCTTACATGCTGCCGATATCGTTAAGCTTGAAATTGCGGATAAGCCCGTTTCTGAAAAAGACCTAAAATGGATATCCTTGATGCCGGGCTTCCTTGCCCGTATTCTCATGCCTTCCATAAATGCAGTTGTTGAGCCTGAACAATTGCGCATGGCCTTGGTTGCCGATGTGTTTACAAATGGAGAAGAAGGCTTTGTCCTTGAAACGGCTGTCGGTATTCCCTATAGAATCTATGTTCCCTTAAACGATGCTCAAGGCGGAAAAAGAATAGCTGTAGGTTATTGTTTTAATTACTATGAATTTGAACAAGACATATCCAACCGTCTGACAAATGAGGAATGGAAAGAAAGAGTTTATTCTAATGAGGACATGGAGGACTTAAAGCCTTTCTGGGCTCAGAATATTTCTTTTTAA
- a CDS encoding SAM-dependent methyltransferase, whose product MLNKDDSRIKLLKGRAWLTVPQFENHLLDELGIPHTDKPLEITQLPKDARIYGNIIYRESFPKNVFWNRLCMKEPFIAEFSSISEAADILRSIQRNWVFVPFNCFRRAELIEKKLPFISKKERTFPYDVPSAEMGIWTLLNENQIFASAKTSSPFPRGEIFFKEDKINPPSRAYLKMWEALTLLNFYLKKYQEKNGLSEKAETMAAASSQKKDPLPAADSLCLDAGACPGGWSWVLDSLGCKIIAIDRSPLRPDLMAKKNIEFIKHDAFTLKPEEIGKIDWLCSDVICYPPRLYDWVIKWIDSGLCEKFICTIKMQGEPDNETVKKFAAIPNSKIVHLTANKHELTWLKAPFI is encoded by the coding sequence ATGCTGAATAAAGACGATTCCCGTATAAAATTATTAAAAGGCAGGGCTTGGCTTACCGTTCCTCAATTTGAAAATCATCTTCTCGACGAATTGGGAATTCCGCATACGGATAAACCTCTGGAAATTACCCAACTTCCAAAAGATGCACGAATTTACGGAAATATTATTTACAGAGAAAGTTTTCCAAAAAATGTTTTTTGGAACCGCCTTTGTATGAAAGAACCTTTTATAGCCGAGTTTTCAAGCATAAGCGAAGCTGCCGATATTTTGCGTTCAATCCAGAGAAACTGGGTTTTTGTTCCATTTAACTGTTTTAGACGTGCAGAGCTCATCGAAAAAAAGCTTCCCTTTATCAGCAAAAAAGAAAGGACATTCCCCTACGATGTTCCGTCAGCCGAAATGGGAATCTGGACCCTCTTAAACGAAAACCAAATTTTCGCTTCTGCAAAAACTTCTAGTCCCTTCCCGCGGGGAGAAATTTTCTTTAAGGAAGATAAGATAAATCCGCCGAGCCGAGCCTACTTAAAAATGTGGGAAGCCTTAACTCTCTTAAATTTTTACTTAAAAAAATATCAAGAGAAAAATGGCCTTTCTGAAAAGGCCGAAACCATGGCCGCAGCTTCTTCCCAAAAAAAGGATCCCCTGCCGGCAGCCGATTCCCTCTGCCTTGATGCCGGAGCCTGCCCGGGAGGCTGGAGCTGGGTGCTGGACAGTTTGGGCTGCAAGATTATCGCAATCGACAGAAGCCCCTTGAGGCCCGATTTAATGGCAAAAAAAAATATAGAATTTATAAAACATGATGCCTTCACCTTAAAGCCGGAAGAAATAGGAAAAATAGATTGGCTTTGCTCCGATGTAATCTGCTATCCTCCCAGGCTTTATGATTGGGTTATAAAATGGATTGACTCGGGCCTTTGCGAAAAATTTATTTGCACAATAAAGATGCAGGGAGAGCCCGATAACGAAACCGTTAAAAAGTTTGCGGCAATTCCGAACTCGAAGATTGTCCATCTTACGGCAAACAAACACGAACTAACCTGGCTAAAAGCCCCATTCATATAA
- a CDS encoding YitT family protein produces MNKILPAKHLSTKFVIGVLLDTFWVSAGSIIAAVALQFFLIPGTIAPGGVSGLSVAIEKLTGIRVYISNLIINVPLFIFGAKLLGKKSAIFTLLSILVLSGVLAILPQDFVFTNDLFLQATFGGILLGVGLGIVFKRGATTGGTDLAGAIVNKHFPGLSIAKGMAIADFVIVAFAGVVDNNPNTSLYSLIALFFCTKIADMILDGLSYFKGFFIVSSKPDEIGDALMNKLERGVTLLKGEGMYSKQDRPVLLCVVSRAQFVRAKEIITEIDEKAFIMVCDMQEVYGLGFKQKIK; encoded by the coding sequence ATGAATAAAATATTACCCGCCAAACATCTTTCTACAAAGTTTGTTATAGGTGTCTTGCTGGATACTTTTTGGGTTTCTGCCGGAAGTATAATAGCTGCCGTAGCTTTACAGTTTTTTCTTATCCCCGGAACAATTGCACCGGGCGGTGTCAGCGGTTTGTCGGTTGCAATCGAAAAACTGACCGGTATAAGAGTTTACATATCGAATTTAATTATAAATGTTCCTTTATTTATTTTTGGAGCAAAACTTCTAGGTAAAAAGTCCGCCATTTTTACCCTCCTTTCTATTTTGGTGCTTTCGGGGGTCTTGGCTATTTTGCCCCAAGATTTTGTGTTTACCAATGACCTTTTTTTACAGGCAACTTTCGGAGGGATCCTATTAGGCGTAGGTTTAGGGATTGTGTTTAAACGCGGCGCTACTACAGGGGGAACAGATCTTGCAGGAGCTATTGTAAACAAGCATTTTCCCGGATTAAGTATAGCAAAGGGAATGGCTATAGCCGATTTTGTAATAGTAGCCTTTGCAGGTGTTGTAGATAATAATCCTAACACCTCACTTTATTCTTTAATAGCTCTTTTCTTTTGTACAAAGATAGCGGATATGATTCTTGACGGTTTAAGTTACTTTAAAGGCTTTTTCATTGTCAGCTCTAAGCCGGATGAAATCGGAGACGCTCTTATGAATAAATTGGAAAGAGGTGTTACCCTCCTTAAAGGAGAAGGCATGTATTCAAAGCAGGATCGGCCTGTGCTGCTCTGTGTTGTAAGCCGTGCTCAATTTGTCAGAGCAAAAGAAATAATAACCGAAATAGATGAAAAGGCTTTTATCATGGTCTGCGATATGCAGGAAGTTTACGGCCTCGGCTTTAAACAAAAAATAAAGTAA
- a CDS encoding methyl-accepting chemotaxis protein has protein sequence MKEKHRFSLRNKLMIVFSALIFVVGTILTLIALRTARKAVSEKIETHLIDKATDTAEILDGRVTALWQFFEGLARMPAFRNTELSYAEKAVRLEKEIAFNEDLFDPVIADSHGNMYSSDGRVISIKEYGWFKASMSGKNFLSEPFIAVMSSKFILTISVPLYDNNRNIIGVLAADIDAKKLSELIDDIVVGKTGECYILDKSGTTIADKDFNLVKTRSNAREEAKTDSSLASCAAFEKMAVEIDEPSVGYYEYKGENFIASYATMKTTDWTIIINAPVNEFMGTVNELRIKMLVIGAITLAAALIVVFFVARHMIKPIKVVVEALKDIAQGEGDLTVRLPVHGNDEVTDLSEYFNETIEKIGSSIKTVGKNTIDMTNIGNELASNMTETASAVHQISANIDGVKQQALTQAASVSETAATIEEIIRTIKQLNSNIENQAASVAESSSAVEQMVGNIASITQTLGKTDDVIKTLANATADGKETVTGANTVTQRIAEESGGLLEASSVIQHIASQTNLLAMNAAIEAAHAGEAGKGFAVVADEIRKLAEESSSQGKTITETLKVLSGEIETLSYSAKTAEEKFNAIFALSEHVKTMSQNLMNAMREQENGSKEVLTAIRDINMVTNQVNDGSAEMLRGGENVAQEMQKLDELTRVITDSMNEMASGAVQISNAVQEVNTISQKNKESIENLSKEVGKFKV, from the coding sequence ATGAAAGAGAAACATCGTTTTTCATTGCGGAACAAATTGATGATTGTGTTCAGTGCATTGATTTTTGTAGTCGGGACTATTCTTACCCTTATAGCATTGCGTACTGCCCGAAAAGCTGTAAGCGAAAAGATTGAAACGCATCTGATTGACAAAGCAACAGATACGGCAGAAATTCTTGACGGTCGCGTAACTGCTTTATGGCAATTTTTTGAAGGACTTGCCCGGATGCCTGCCTTCCGTAATACTGAACTGTCCTATGCAGAAAAAGCAGTGCGTCTGGAAAAAGAGATTGCCTTTAACGAAGATCTCTTCGATCCGGTTATTGCCGACTCACATGGTAATATGTACTCTTCAGATGGCAGAGTTATCTCAATTAAAGAATACGGCTGGTTTAAAGCCTCTATGAGTGGGAAAAATTTTTTGTCGGAACCGTTTATTGCCGTTATGAGCAGTAAATTTATTTTAACCATTTCAGTCCCGTTATATGACAATAACCGCAATATCATAGGTGTTTTGGCAGCGGATATTGATGCAAAAAAACTTTCGGAACTAATTGACGATATCGTAGTCGGCAAGACAGGCGAATGTTATATTCTGGATAAGTCAGGAACCACCATCGCAGATAAAGATTTCAACCTAGTTAAGACGCGTTCAAATGCCCGTGAAGAAGCTAAAACCGATTCATCACTCGCGTCGTGTGCCGCTTTCGAAAAAATGGCAGTAGAGATTGACGAACCTTCTGTAGGATATTATGAATATAAAGGGGAAAATTTTATTGCTTCGTATGCCACGATGAAAACAACTGACTGGACTATTATTATAAATGCCCCCGTAAACGAATTCATGGGAACCGTCAATGAACTTCGGATTAAAATGCTGGTTATTGGAGCAATAACTTTAGCAGCCGCTCTAATTGTTGTCTTTTTTGTTGCCCGCCACATGATAAAACCTATAAAGGTTGTCGTTGAGGCCCTTAAAGATATAGCCCAAGGTGAAGGGGATTTAACCGTCCGCCTGCCCGTACACGGCAACGATGAAGTTACCGATTTATCTGAATACTTCAATGAAACAATAGAAAAAATCGGCTCGTCGATTAAAACCGTCGGCAAAAATACTATAGACATGACAAATATCGGTAACGAACTTGCAAGCAATATGACTGAAACGGCAAGTGCTGTACACCAAATAAGTGCGAACATCGACGGGGTAAAGCAGCAAGCCCTTACACAGGCGGCAAGCGTCAGCGAAACGGCGGCTACCATCGAAGAAATTATCCGCACCATAAAACAGCTGAACAGCAATATTGAAAATCAAGCGGCGAGTGTTGCAGAGTCTTCTTCCGCCGTCGAGCAAATGGTAGGAAACATAGCTTCTATCACACAGACTCTCGGTAAAACCGATGATGTTATAAAAACCCTTGCAAACGCTACGGCTGACGGCAAGGAAACAGTTACAGGAGCAAACACTGTTACCCAGCGTATTGCCGAAGAGTCAGGAGGTCTATTGGAAGCCTCAAGTGTTATACAACACATTGCAAGCCAGACCAACCTTTTGGCGATGAATGCTGCAATCGAAGCCGCTCATGCAGGTGAAGCGGGCAAGGGCTTTGCCGTCGTTGCCGACGAAATTCGTAAGCTCGCTGAAGAGTCTTCCAGTCAAGGTAAAACCATTACCGAAACGCTTAAAGTGCTTTCAGGAGAAATTGAAACTCTTTCATACTCTGCAAAAACGGCAGAAGAAAAGTTCAATGCCATTTTCGCCCTTTCAGAGCATGTCAAAACGATGAGCCAAAATCTAATGAACGCTATGCGCGAGCAGGAAAACGGCAGCAAGGAAGTACTTACTGCTATCCGCGACATCAATATGGTAACAAATCAAGTAAATGACGGTTCTGCCGAAATGCTCCGCGGCGGTGAGAATGTTGCTCAGGAGATGCAAAAACTCGATGAACTTACCCGCGTCATCACCGACAGTATGAACGAGATGGCCTCCGGTGCCGTACAGATTAGCAATGCCGTACAGGAAGTAAACACGATAAGCCAAAAAAATAAAGAGAGCATTGAAAATCTTTCTAAAGAAGTCGGAAAATTTAAAGTTTAA
- a CDS encoding YgjP family zinc-dependent metalloprotease, which translates to MMLRIEGMEIEWAESKGRKLRLTISPKTAIPCIHVPKNYSQTKALDFVKENIAWIKKHQERIEEKIFKKNIKASLKEGSTVSLWGADYKIKILHAKKNASVAVDEDFIYLKEPFGADPKKRSSILNRLYKKELELYVEEILPFWEDKIKESASEIKYRDMKSKWGSCNSYTGIITLNTKLAAFPCECAEMVLVHEFVHFKERLHNDRFKRYMTKYLPDWKERVKLLNSEDY; encoded by the coding sequence ATGATGCTTAGAATAGAAGGAATGGAAATTGAATGGGCGGAATCAAAGGGGCGGAAACTCAGGCTTACCATATCGCCTAAGACGGCTATTCCCTGTATCCATGTTCCAAAAAACTATTCTCAAACTAAAGCCTTGGACTTTGTAAAAGAAAATATTGCATGGATCAAAAAACATCAAGAGCGAATAGAAGAAAAGATTTTTAAGAAGAATATAAAAGCCTCATTAAAGGAGGGCTCAACTGTAAGTTTATGGGGAGCCGATTATAAAATCAAAATACTGCACGCCAAAAAAAATGCAAGCGTCGCAGTCGATGAAGACTTTATTTATTTAAAAGAACCTTTCGGGGCGGATCCTAAAAAACGGTCTTCAATTTTGAACCGCCTTTATAAAAAAGAATTGGAGCTTTATGTGGAAGAAATCTTGCCCTTTTGGGAAGATAAGATAAAAGAATCCGCCTCCGAGATAAAATACAGGGATATGAAAAGCAAGTGGGGCTCCTGTAATTCTTATACGGGTATAATTACCTTAAACACAAAGCTTGCTGCCTTTCCTTGCGAATGTGCCGAAATGGTGCTGGTGCACGAGTTCGTTCATTTTAAGGAGAGGCTCCACAATGACCGCTTTAAGCGATACATGACTAAATATCTTCCCGACTGGAAAGAAAGAGTTAAGCTCTTAAATTCTGAAGACTATTAG
- a CDS encoding DbpA RNA binding domain-containing protein: protein MSKKIMIEEEEQLISSLKDVIEAIKTQENPEELNLYRYIFKKAVPLTMRSYVAAYLIKQAGIGGTRIYKRDGRNGTGKNSFRLNPAKPARPKVILAEDESTSLFIGVGRKRGIFPKDIITLLIQGAGISREHIGDIRILDNYCFVQVMQDEAEIIIEKLNNSYYRGKNLTVSHSRRPDDEDDAEAEKTCDNENYEDVEDTDSRAEE, encoded by the coding sequence GTGTCAAAAAAAATTATGATCGAAGAGGAAGAACAGTTAATTTCTTCCCTAAAAGATGTTATCGAGGCTATTAAAACACAGGAAAATCCTGAAGAATTGAATTTATATCGATACATCTTTAAAAAAGCTGTCCCGCTCACGATGCGGTCTTATGTTGCCGCCTACCTTATTAAGCAAGCGGGAATCGGGGGAACCCGTATTTATAAAAGAGATGGCCGAAACGGTACAGGAAAAAATTCTTTTAGGCTAAACCCTGCAAAACCGGCAAGGCCGAAAGTAATATTAGCGGAAGATGAATCTACAAGCCTTTTTATTGGAGTAGGGCGTAAAAGAGGTATTTTCCCTAAGGATATTATCACCTTGCTGATTCAAGGTGCGGGGATTTCACGAGAACATATTGGAGATATCAGGATTTTGGATAATTATTGTTTTGTACAAGTTATGCAGGATGAGGCTGAAATTATCATTGAAAAACTTAATAACAGCTACTATCGAGGCAAAAACTTGACTGTAAGCCATTCAAGAAGGCCTGATGATGAAGATGATGCAGAAGCCGAAAAGACTTGTGATAATGAAAACTATGAAGATGTAGAAGACACGGACAGCCGAGCCGAAGAATAA
- a CDS encoding rhodanese-like domain-containing protein, which translates to MKKKIVFLLMVTMIFISASCDKKASDSIIRMSGSELESILADKAEIKNYLIIDVREDDEYKAGHVPYAINISFQELEKRISEISDWKEKNVVVICRSGRRSRIAAETLVRLGFKKVFDADGVIKYNYKLEK; encoded by the coding sequence ATGAAAAAAAAGATTGTTTTTTTACTTATGGTAACTATGATTTTTATTTCGGCCTCGTGTGATAAAAAGGCCTCGGACAGTATTATCCGCATGAGCGGCTCTGAACTGGAATCTATATTAGCAGATAAGGCAGAAATAAAAAATTATCTTATAATTGATGTGCGTGAAGATGACGAGTATAAGGCAGGACATGTTCCTTATGCTATAAATATAAGCTTTCAAGAGCTTGAAAAGCGTATTTCAGAAATTTCCGATTGGAAAGAAAAAAATGTAGTTGTAATATGCCGTAGCGGAAGAAGGAGCCGCATAGCAGCCGAGACTTTGGTTAGACTAGGCTTTAAAAAGGTCTTCGATGCTGACGGTGTAATTAAATATAACTATAAATTGGAAAAATAA